A section of the Larus michahellis chromosome 1, bLarMic1.1, whole genome shotgun sequence genome encodes:
- the ATP23 gene encoding mitochondrial inner membrane protease ATP23 homolog isoform X1 produces the protein MRPLLASRPSTPPGPAPSAPRDGELARRLVLPGRVPFAPPPGTVAGRRREGQGSAMEQGEAAPPAAEEKGGEEEDDFGYRLFPDRNKKPQSFLVRSLFTFHNRCQLMLRMTLDTNPYAQLLLEAMKQSGCTVFNDRHFSCEDCDGCVSGGFDSATSQIVLCQNNIRHQSHMNRVVTHELIHAFDHCRAHVDWFKNVKHLACSEIRAANLSGDCTLMNELSRFKFGLKGHHQTCVRERAIRSILAVRKVSKETAEKAVDEVFDACFNDLEPFGRIPHSKTDAKRAYKDFQNRDRYNANL, from the exons ATGCGCCCGCTCCTCGCCTCGCGGCCCTCCAcaccgcctggccccgccccctccgcacCACGTGACGGGGAGCTGGCCCGGCGATTGGTGCTGCCGGGCCGTGTGCCCTTTGCCCCGCCGCCGGGGACGGTGGCCGGCAGGCGCCGGGAGGGGCAGGGGTCGGCCATGGAGCAAGGGGAGGCCGCTCCGCCGGCGGCTGAGGagaagggtggggaggaggaggatgatttCGGCTACCGACTCTTCCCGGACCGGAACAAGAAGCCGCAGAGCTTCCTGGTCCGCAGCCTCTTCACCTTCCACAACAGGTGCCAGCTGATGCTGAGGATGACTCTGGACACGA ATCCATATGCTCAACTACTTCTTGAGGCTATGAAGCAGTCTGGTTG CACTGTCTTCAATGACCGGCACTTTTCTTGTGAAGACTGTGATGGCTGTGTCAGTGGAGGTTTTGATTCTGCCACATCTCAG ATTGTTCTGTGTCAGAACAACATTCGCCACCAATCCCATATGAACCGGGTGGTCACACATGAATTGATTCATGCTTTTGATCACTGCCGTGCACATGTTGACTGGTTTAAAAATGTCAAACACTTAGCATGTTCAGAG aTTCGAGCTGCTAATCTCAGTGGAGACTGTACACTGATGAATGAATTATCCAGGTTTAAATTTGGATTAAAAGGACACCATCAG ACTTGTGTACGAGAGCGAGCGATTCGTTCCATTCTGGCTGTTAGAAAAGTTAGCAAAGAAACGGCAGAAAAAGCTGTGGATGAAGTTTTTGATGCCTGCTTCAATGATCTGGAACCTTTTGGAAGAATCCCACACAGTAAAACAGATGCAAAACGTGCCTATAAAGACTTTCAGAACAGAGATCGCTATAATGCtaatttgtaa
- the ATP23 gene encoding mitochondrial inner membrane protease ATP23 homolog isoform X2: MKQSGCTVFNDRHFSCEDCDGCVSGGFDSATSQIVLCQNNIRHQSHMNRVVTHELIHAFDHCRAHVDWFKNVKHLACSEIRAANLSGDCTLMNELSRFKFGLKGHHQTCVRERAIRSILAVRKVSKETAEKAVDEVFDACFNDLEPFGRIPHSKTDAKRAYKDFQNRDRYNANL; encoded by the exons ATGAAGCAGTCTGGTTG CACTGTCTTCAATGACCGGCACTTTTCTTGTGAAGACTGTGATGGCTGTGTCAGTGGAGGTTTTGATTCTGCCACATCTCAG ATTGTTCTGTGTCAGAACAACATTCGCCACCAATCCCATATGAACCGGGTGGTCACACATGAATTGATTCATGCTTTTGATCACTGCCGTGCACATGTTGACTGGTTTAAAAATGTCAAACACTTAGCATGTTCAGAG aTTCGAGCTGCTAATCTCAGTGGAGACTGTACACTGATGAATGAATTATCCAGGTTTAAATTTGGATTAAAAGGACACCATCAG ACTTGTGTACGAGAGCGAGCGATTCGTTCCATTCTGGCTGTTAGAAAAGTTAGCAAAGAAACGGCAGAAAAAGCTGTGGATGAAGTTTTTGATGCCTGCTTCAATGATCTGGAACCTTTTGGAAGAATCCCACACAGTAAAACAGATGCAAAACGTGCCTATAAAGACTTTCAGAACAGAGATCGCTATAATGCtaatttgtaa